Proteins encoded by one window of Roseibium sp. Sym1:
- a CDS encoding ABC transporter permease — MMLLLRIAATHVRTRLRQTVVSTLGVALGVGFSVAMASLMEGSQRDFMATLIEAIPHVEILDDQRAPREQPASRKYDAVAFHGLRPKEDLRGIRNPTEALASLRDWVNGTMAPRLSGQAVLRYSGQDIGLTLIGVVPRRELAVSKISEDMRQGSFEDLDTTANGLVIGDKAANRLGAELGDTVTLTSANGVAKRFKIVGLFHTGITTSDEGLAYAPLKAVQILLEKPDIINSISIHLNRIKDANEVAARAERQLGYKAVSWEEANEGLMEAFFVRNVIMYTVVGAILVVAGFGIYNIVSTIVHEKARDIAILKSLGFPEGDIQRIFVLEGLVIGVLGAVAGSALGFALSSYLATVKFEVTTDVEMTRLPIHFAFYHYVIACLLALFSSAIAGLLPARKAARLNPVDIIRGAT, encoded by the coding sequence ATGATGCTCCTGCTTCGGATCGCGGCAACCCATGTGCGCACCCGGCTGAGGCAAACAGTCGTGTCGACGCTCGGTGTCGCGCTTGGCGTCGGCTTTTCCGTCGCCATGGCCAGCCTCATGGAAGGCTCGCAGCGCGATTTCATGGCAACGCTGATCGAGGCCATTCCCCATGTGGAGATCCTCGACGACCAGCGCGCGCCCCGGGAACAGCCGGCCAGCCGCAAATATGACGCCGTGGCCTTTCACGGACTCCGGCCGAAGGAGGATCTGCGCGGCATCCGCAACCCGACCGAGGCCCTTGCCTCGCTGCGCGACTGGGTGAACGGCACGATGGCTCCGCGGCTGAGCGGACAGGCCGTGTTGCGCTACAGCGGGCAGGACATCGGACTGACGCTGATCGGCGTGGTTCCTCGACGGGAACTGGCCGTCTCCAAGATCAGCGAGGACATGCGTCAGGGCTCCTTCGAAGATCTGGACACCACCGCGAACGGCCTTGTGATCGGCGACAAGGCGGCCAACCGGCTGGGCGCGGAGCTTGGAGACACGGTCACGCTGACCTCGGCCAACGGCGTCGCCAAGCGCTTCAAGATTGTCGGACTGTTTCACACCGGCATCACCACCAGCGACGAGGGCCTCGCCTATGCGCCCCTCAAGGCGGTCCAGATCCTTCTGGAAAAACCGGACATCATCAATTCCATCTCCATCCACCTGAACCGGATCAAGGACGCCAACGAGGTCGCGGCCCGCGCGGAACGGCAGCTCGGCTACAAGGCGGTGTCTTGGGAAGAAGCCAACGAGGGCCTGATGGAGGCCTTCTTCGTGCGCAATGTGATCATGTACACCGTGGTCGGCGCCATTCTGGTCGTCGCGGGCTTCGGCATCTACAACATCGTCTCCACGATCGTGCACGAAAAGGCCAGGGACATCGCCATCCTGAAATCGCTCGGCTTTCCGGAAGGCGACATCCAGCGGATCTTCGTGCTGGAAGGCCTCGTGATCGGCGTGCTCGGCGCCGTCGCCGGGTCCGCGCTCGGGTTCGCCCTGTCGAGTTATCTCGCCACGGTCAAGTTCGAGGTGACCACCGACGTGGAGATGACTCGCCTGCCGATCCATTTCGCCTTCTATCACTATGTCATAGCCTGCCTGCTGGCGCTTTTTTCCTCCGCCATTGCCGGATTGCTGCCGGCACGCAAGGCCGCCCGGCTCAATCCGGTCGACATCATCCGGGGGGCGACATGA
- a CDS encoding SlyX family protein — protein sequence MADDTEARLEKLEIDLAHATNTIEDLNTVVVEQGRQIERMTRLLANMTDQVEELMENVLPGHQNEKPPHY from the coding sequence ATGGCAGACGATACCGAAGCCCGTCTGGAGAAACTCGAAATCGATCTCGCGCACGCCACCAACACGATCGAGGACCTCAATACCGTGGTCGTGGAACAGGGCCGCCAGATTGAACGGATGACCCGCTTGCTCGCCAACATGACGGACCAGGTCGAAGAGCTGATGGAAAACGTCCTGCCCGGCCACCAGAACGAAAAGCCGCCGCATTACTGA
- a CDS encoding glutathione S-transferase C-terminal domain-containing protein — MSSLTDFDITRKWPPRHPDRIQLYSLPTPNGIKVSAMLEETGLPYEAHKVDFGTNDQMSEEFLSLNPNNKIPAIIDPYGPDGKPLPLWETGAILIYLAEKSGSFLPADPAAKHQAIQWLMWQMGGFGPMTGQLGFFHKFAGREYEDRRPFERYRDEVKRLLGVLDRQLEGREFILGADYTIADMACWPWARNINGFYEAGEVTGYQGYTNVVRWVETCLARPASQKAINIPPRD; from the coding sequence ATGTCCAGCCTGACCGATTTCGACATCACCCGGAAATGGCCACCACGCCATCCGGACCGGATCCAGCTCTATTCCCTGCCGACGCCGAACGGCATCAAGGTCTCCGCCATGCTGGAGGAAACCGGACTGCCCTACGAGGCGCACAAGGTCGATTTCGGAACGAACGACCAGATGAGCGAGGAATTCCTGTCGCTCAATCCCAACAACAAGATCCCGGCGATCATCGATCCGTACGGTCCGGACGGCAAGCCGCTGCCGCTCTGGGAGACCGGGGCGATCCTGATCTATCTTGCGGAGAAATCCGGCAGTTTCCTGCCTGCGGATCCGGCCGCGAAACACCAGGCCATCCAGTGGCTGATGTGGCAGATGGGCGGGTTTGGGCCGATGACCGGCCAGCTCGGTTTCTTTCACAAGTTCGCGGGCAGGGAATATGAGGACCGCCGTCCGTTCGAGCGCTACCGCGACGAGGTCAAGCGCCTGCTCGGTGTGCTCGACCGCCAACTGGAGGGACGCGAATTCATCCTTGGAGCAGACTATACCATTGCCGACATGGCCTGCTGGCCCTGGGCGCGCAACATCAATGGCTTTTACGAGGCCGGCGAAGTCACCGGGTATCAGGGCTACACCAACGTGGTGCGCTGGGTCGAGACCTGCCTGGCCCGTCCGGCCAGCCAGAAGGCGATCAACATTCCACCGCGCGATTGA
- a CDS encoding ABC transporter permease yields the protein MLHRLGHRLIQSLILLLLVSIAGFALLRMLPGDFAEVLLLSQMDGTLPDQAAVQKFATENGFHDPLPVQYLRWLGGVLTGDLGRSFVTGEEVASDILLRLNRSLFLAVLSICLALTIAIPLGCFCAYHAGGACDRVLAIVSVAGLSIPNFWYALLLALLFALALGWLPSSGHGTLAHAVLPTLVIATTMTGVLARFVRARLLDEFHHAYIRTARAKGLSQSRVLFGHALPNILPSTLTLTGLQFARAFDGMVIIETIFAWPGIGSLLVESLLNRDYPLIQACFLLIAGGYIVINLAVDYLVALADPRVEEAV from the coding sequence ATGCTGCACCGGCTGGGCCACCGGCTCATCCAGTCATTGATCCTTCTGCTCCTGGTCTCCATCGCCGGGTTCGCGCTCCTGCGCATGCTGCCGGGTGATTTTGCGGAAGTCCTGCTGCTGTCGCAGATGGACGGCACCCTGCCCGACCAGGCAGCCGTGCAGAAATTCGCGACGGAGAACGGCTTTCACGATCCCTTGCCCGTCCAGTATCTGCGCTGGCTGGGCGGTGTGCTGACCGGAGATCTCGGCCGGTCCTTCGTTACCGGAGAAGAGGTCGCCTCGGACATTCTTCTGCGCCTCAACCGCTCCCTGTTCCTTGCGGTGCTGTCCATTTGTCTGGCCCTCACCATTGCCATCCCGCTGGGATGCTTTTGTGCCTATCATGCCGGCGGTGCCTGCGACCGGGTGCTGGCGATTGTCAGCGTTGCCGGCCTGTCCATTCCCAATTTCTGGTATGCCCTGCTGCTGGCGCTCTTGTTTGCGCTTGCACTCGGCTGGCTGCCGAGTTCCGGCCACGGCACACTTGCGCATGCAGTCCTGCCCACGCTGGTGATCGCGACGACGATGACCGGAGTCCTTGCCCGGTTCGTGCGGGCGCGGCTGCTGGACGAATTCCATCACGCCTACATTCGGACCGCCCGGGCCAAAGGCCTGAGCCAGTCCCGCGTGCTTTTCGGGCATGCCTTGCCGAACATCCTGCCATCCACGCTGACGCTCACCGGCCTGCAATTCGCCCGGGCCTTCGACGGCATGGTCATCATCGAGACGATCTTCGCCTGGCCCGGCATCGGCAGCCTCCTGGTCGAGTCCCTGCTCAATCGGGACTACCCGCTGATCCAGGCCTGTTTTCTCCTGATTGCCGGCGGCTACATCGTGATCAACCTGGCCGTGGACTACCTGGTAGCCCTGGCGGATCCGCGTGTCGAGGAGGCCGTCTGA
- a CDS encoding YoaK family protein produces MLDRSALHHSRPLVPVLLAFCACFVDVVCILGLFHTFTAFITGTLVVLCTEVFHKGDNAALKVFVLAMFFVSTLFWFTAVTRLIRAGRVTVGQLFALEAALVAAFMLVAGLGDPSVSGPLGAVTLVAVGLSTVAMALQNVIMLTLLHRHVPTTMMTGNSLKLVLGIADYFQHPENREDSRSRIVHQALVIAAFAAGGLLASLLMTLFGFWALAVPVAVLLLLAAVQPSSEGELAETGAQARRS; encoded by the coding sequence TTGCTGGACAGATCCGCTCTGCATCACAGCCGTCCGCTTGTGCCGGTTCTGCTGGCCTTTTGCGCCTGTTTTGTCGATGTCGTCTGCATTCTAGGACTGTTCCATACCTTCACCGCCTTTATCACCGGCACCCTGGTCGTCCTGTGCACCGAAGTCTTCCACAAGGGGGACAATGCCGCGCTGAAGGTGTTCGTTCTGGCAATGTTCTTTGTCTCCACCCTGTTCTGGTTCACTGCCGTGACCCGGCTAATCCGGGCGGGAAGGGTCACCGTCGGCCAGCTGTTTGCGCTCGAGGCGGCGCTGGTCGCCGCATTCATGCTGGTGGCGGGGCTCGGGGATCCTTCGGTGTCGGGCCCGCTGGGCGCCGTCACGCTTGTCGCCGTCGGCCTGTCGACAGTCGCCATGGCACTGCAGAACGTGATCATGCTGACCCTGCTGCACCGTCACGTGCCGACCACCATGATGACAGGCAACTCCCTCAAGCTGGTGCTCGGGATCGCCGACTATTTCCAGCATCCTGAAAACCGGGAGGACAGCCGTTCCAGGATCGTTCACCAGGCTCTTGTGATTGCGGCATTCGCAGCCGGCGGCCTGCTGGCCAGTCTGCTGATGACGCTCTTCGGGTTCTGGGCGCTGGCGGTGCCGGTCGCAGTTCTCCTGCTTCTGGCCGCGGTACAGCCGTCATCGGAAGGGGAATTGGCGGAAACAGGAGCTCAGGCGCGCCGGTCGTAG
- a CDS encoding efflux RND transporter periplasmic adaptor subunit: MRLLKYLVLVLVLVAAIGGWSWWTARPGKVDVVAPYRGRAAEVVYATAVVEPVRWAKVTSIIRERIVTLCNCEGMEVTKGDQLAELDSGDARATLAELEARQVLAQSDRERAQQLLERRVVSQQVYDKAQSELIRVNAMIAAQKERLRDYRIVAPMDGVVLRQDGSVGEVAEPGEILFWIGQPTPLQLVAEVNEEDIPKVARGQTALIKADAFPGRDLTAEVSRITPKGDPVLKNYRVYLDLPDKTPLQIGMTAEINIVTREKSGALLLPLAAFDGSKVQSVGEDNRISLVTLEIGIRGTRAVEVLGGLDADAKVVFPFNAELIEGETVQPVTGDRP, encoded by the coding sequence ATGCGGTTGTTGAAATATCTGGTTCTGGTGCTGGTACTGGTCGCCGCCATTGGCGGCTGGTCCTGGTGGACAGCCCGACCCGGCAAGGTCGACGTCGTCGCCCCGTACAGGGGCCGGGCCGCCGAGGTCGTTTATGCAACCGCCGTGGTGGAACCGGTCAGGTGGGCCAAGGTAACCAGCATCATCCGCGAGCGGATCGTGACCCTGTGCAACTGCGAGGGCATGGAAGTCACCAAGGGCGACCAGCTTGCGGAACTCGACAGCGGCGATGCCCGCGCGACGCTGGCGGAGCTGGAAGCCCGGCAGGTTCTGGCCCAGTCCGACCGTGAACGGGCCCAGCAGCTTCTGGAACGCAGGGTCGTCAGCCAGCAGGTCTACGACAAGGCGCAAAGCGAGCTCATCCGCGTCAACGCCATGATCGCCGCCCAGAAGGAACGGCTGCGGGACTACCGCATCGTCGCGCCGATGGACGGTGTCGTGCTGCGCCAGGACGGATCGGTCGGCGAAGTCGCCGAGCCCGGCGAAATCCTGTTCTGGATCGGCCAGCCGACGCCGCTGCAGCTGGTCGCCGAGGTCAACGAAGAGGACATACCGAAGGTCGCGCGCGGACAGACCGCCCTGATCAAGGCGGATGCCTTTCCGGGCAGGGACCTGACGGCGGAGGTCTCGCGGATCACGCCCAAGGGCGATCCGGTGTTGAAGAATTACCGGGTCTATCTCGACCTGCCGGACAAGACGCCGCTCCAGATCGGCATGACGGCGGAAATCAACATCGTCACCCGCGAAAAATCCGGCGCGCTGTTGCTGCCCCTGGCCGCGTTTGACGGCTCGAAAGTACAGAGCGTCGGCGAGGACAACCGGATCAGCCTCGTCACGCTCGAGATCGGTATCCGCGGCACCCGCGCCGTCGAGGTTCTGGGAGGATTGGACGCTGATGCCAAGGTCGTCTTTCCGTTCAACGCGGAGCTCATCGAGGGAGAGACGGTTCAGCCGGTCACCGGGGATCGCCCATGA
- a CDS encoding ABC transporter ATP-binding protein: MSLAPEATPSSPLLEVSGLTRILPAVVPVTLVEDVTFSVGESEFVAITGPSGSGKSSLLYLLGLLDRPTDGEVRIGGRPTHDLTSAEMAQLRLEKLGFVFQFHFLLPEFSALDNVMIPMQRLGRLSHKAQLDHATGLLAGLGLEEFLHRRPEQLSGGQRQRVAVARALANSPDLILADEPTGSLDSAATEQVFESLQKIVDKERTTVIAVTHDLDLAARMQRRIHLVDGRVDYDRRA; encoded by the coding sequence ATGAGCCTGGCCCCGGAGGCGACCCCGTCCTCCCCGCTGCTGGAAGTCAGCGGCCTTACGCGCATCCTGCCCGCCGTGGTGCCGGTGACACTGGTCGAGGATGTGACGTTCAGCGTCGGCGAGAGCGAGTTCGTCGCGATTACGGGCCCGTCGGGATCCGGCAAGTCTTCCCTGCTCTACCTGCTCGGCCTGCTCGACCGGCCGACCGACGGAGAAGTGCGGATCGGCGGCCGGCCGACCCATGATCTCACCTCCGCCGAAATGGCCCAGCTCAGGCTCGAAAAACTGGGCTTCGTCTTCCAGTTCCACTTCCTGCTGCCGGAATTCAGTGCCCTCGACAATGTCATGATCCCGATGCAGCGGCTTGGCAGGCTGTCGCACAAGGCGCAACTGGACCATGCCACCGGACTGCTGGCGGGTCTCGGCCTGGAAGAGTTCCTGCACCGGCGACCCGAACAGCTGTCGGGCGGCCAGCGCCAGCGCGTCGCGGTGGCCCGGGCCCTGGCGAATTCACCCGACCTGATCCTGGCGGACGAACCGACCGGCAGCCTGGATTCCGCCGCCACCGAACAGGTGTTCGAGAGCCTTCAGAAGATCGTCGACAAGGAACGGACGACGGTTATTGCCGTCACCCACGACCTGGACCTGGCGGCCAGGATGCAGCGGCGCATTCATCTGGTCGATGGCCGCGTGGACTACGACCGGCGCGCCTGA
- a CDS encoding HTTM domain-containing protein, with translation MTIKLASIRTIFGIDLRTLALFRVLLGVYILIDLVMRTGDLAAHYTDAGIMPRSVQIDHLYVTTWSLHLANGAAWFQALLFTIAGFAALGLLLGWRTRLMTVLCWALMLSLQNRNTYILSGEDNLSVLLLFWAMFLPLGARYSVDAALERAERVTTNAYCTLATAALLLQGMSMYFFSALLKTHPIWYEDGTAVHYALQLDYLVTPFALWFRQFDDLMSGLTYYVYALELIGPFLIFSPIFHRTLRTVVMLAFMTMHLSFLFFLEIGFFPFISIIMNLTFMPGWMWDRLAAWLPVRSNAPVAIWFDRGCDFCEKTCRLLRVFLFLGDTPVRPAQDDPELGPDLEQRNSWIVTFGNDRTYEFDALARLVSLSPVFFPLGWLMRRGLFRKPGARFYAWVGRNRGAFSRFSARWLAWRETPARFGAVTQGLAGLFLVFITVQNVSTLPWSGLSPLPDAFRMVRQALGLYQNWTMFAPYPEMTSPWPVIEGELTDGSVVDVYHDRPGLADFDKPEVVSAEYANYRWRKFLSQLEDQSYEDRPQTLALNYARYLCRRWPEAHPDMPALATFVIYFQIEVSQPPGQPKEVETRHVWSHDCFG, from the coding sequence GTGACCATCAAACTGGCCTCGATACGAACGATCTTCGGGATCGACCTGCGCACGCTGGCGCTGTTCCGGGTGCTGCTGGGCGTCTATATCCTCATCGATCTGGTGATGCGCACCGGCGATCTGGCGGCCCATTACACCGATGCCGGGATCATGCCCCGGTCCGTCCAGATCGATCATCTCTACGTCACCACCTGGTCGTTGCATCTTGCCAACGGCGCCGCGTGGTTCCAGGCGCTTCTGTTCACGATCGCCGGTTTCGCGGCGCTCGGCCTGTTGCTGGGCTGGCGCACCCGTTTGATGACGGTGCTTTGCTGGGCACTCATGCTGTCACTGCAGAACCGCAACACGTATATCCTGTCGGGTGAAGACAATCTGTCCGTGCTGCTGCTGTTCTGGGCCATGTTCCTGCCGCTCGGCGCACGTTACTCCGTCGATGCGGCTCTTGAGCGGGCAGAGCGCGTCACGACCAATGCCTACTGCACGCTCGCGACAGCCGCCCTGCTGCTTCAGGGCATGTCGATGTACTTCTTCAGCGCGCTCCTGAAGACCCATCCGATCTGGTACGAGGACGGCACGGCCGTCCACTATGCCTTGCAGCTCGACTACCTGGTGACGCCGTTTGCGCTCTGGTTCCGGCAATTCGACGATCTCATGAGCGGCCTGACCTATTACGTCTACGCGCTCGAACTGATCGGTCCGTTCCTGATCTTCTCGCCCATCTTCCACCGCACACTGCGCACCGTCGTCATGCTGGCCTTCATGACCATGCACCTGTCGTTCCTGTTCTTTCTGGAAATCGGCTTTTTCCCGTTCATCTCGATCATCATGAACCTGACCTTCATGCCCGGCTGGATGTGGGACAGGCTCGCCGCCTGGCTGCCTGTGAGGTCAAACGCGCCGGTTGCGATCTGGTTCGATCGCGGCTGCGACTTTTGCGAAAAGACCTGCCGGCTCTTACGGGTGTTCCTGTTCCTGGGCGACACGCCCGTCCGGCCCGCGCAGGACGATCCCGAGCTCGGTCCGGATCTTGAACAGCGCAATTCCTGGATCGTGACCTTCGGCAACGACCGGACCTACGAGTTCGATGCCCTCGCCAGGCTGGTCAGCCTGTCGCCGGTATTCTTTCCGCTCGGCTGGCTGATGCGGCGCGGCCTGTTCCGGAAACCCGGAGCCCGTTTCTATGCCTGGGTCGGCCGAAACCGGGGTGCCTTCTCGCGGTTTTCTGCCCGCTGGCTCGCCTGGCGCGAGACCCCGGCGCGCTTTGGCGCGGTGACCCAGGGCCTTGCCGGCCTGTTCCTGGTCTTCATCACGGTGCAGAACGTCTCCACGCTGCCGTGGAGCGGCCTGTCTCCCTTGCCGGATGCTTTCCGGATGGTGCGCCAGGCCCTTGGCCTTTACCAGAACTGGACCATGTTCGCCCCCTATCCCGAGATGACCAGCCCCTGGCCGGTGATCGAGGGCGAATTGACCGACGGCTCGGTCGTGGATGTCTATCACGACCGTCCGGGCCTGGCGGATTTCGACAAGCCCGAGGTCGTCTCCGCGGAATACGCCAATTACCGTTGGCGGAAGTTCCTGTCGCAACTGGAAGACCAAAGCTACGAAGACCGCCCGCAGACGCTGGCGCTGAACTATGCCCGCTACCTGTGCCGGCGCTGGCCCGAAGCCCATCCGGACATGCCGGCGCTTGCCACCTTCGTCATCTATTTCCAGATCGAGGTCTCGCAGCCGCCGGGTCAGCCGAAGGAAGTGGAGACCCGGCACGTCTGGAGCCACGACTGTTTCGGCTAA
- a CDS encoding ABC transporter permease → MATRAKRASRATVLNRSLFLAALVALVILAPLAAPHAPDRIDILNRLSPPTFEHLLGTDQMGRDVLSRLLFAGRLTAGSALLVVLFAAIAGTLLGTVAGYIGGWPDRLLMRFCEGFSVLPALAIAMIIAGVMGLGLGAVIVALAAVHWTEYARLVRNMILVERSKLYIMAAEALGTSRQSVIRRHLLPNISGPLLTMSAYSLSWVILAFAGLSFLGLGVEPGTAEWGRMIADARTHMRSHPYLVMAPGFTIMAFVMAINLIGDSVGDRLRRRHTSLLTLPKTLQNSRS, encoded by the coding sequence ATGGCGACGCGTGCGAAACGCGCCTCCAGGGCAACCGTGCTCAACAGATCCCTGTTTCTGGCGGCGCTTGTCGCCTTGGTCATTCTCGCGCCTTTGGCGGCTCCCCACGCACCGGACCGGATCGATATCCTGAACCGGCTGTCGCCTCCCACGTTCGAGCATCTGCTTGGGACCGACCAGATGGGGCGCGACGTGCTGTCGAGACTGCTCTTCGCCGGACGGCTGACGGCTGGCAGCGCGCTTCTGGTGGTGCTGTTCGCGGCGATCGCAGGCACGCTGCTCGGCACTGTTGCGGGCTATATCGGCGGCTGGCCGGATCGCCTGCTCATGCGCTTCTGCGAGGGCTTTTCCGTCCTGCCCGCGCTCGCCATCGCCATGATCATCGCCGGTGTGATGGGCCTTGGCCTCGGGGCCGTGATCGTGGCCCTGGCGGCGGTTCACTGGACCGAATACGCCCGCCTCGTCCGCAACATGATCCTGGTGGAGCGATCCAAGCTCTACATCATGGCTGCGGAAGCGCTCGGCACGTCGCGGCAAAGCGTCATTCGCCGTCATCTCCTGCCGAACATCTCCGGCCCGCTGCTCACCATGAGTGCCTATTCCCTGTCCTGGGTCATTCTCGCCTTCGCCGGCCTGAGTTTCCTCGGGCTGGGTGTCGAGCCCGGCACCGCCGAGTGGGGCCGGATGATCGCCGACGCACGTACCCACATGCGCAGCCATCCGTATCTGGTGATGGCGCCCGGCTTCACGATCATGGCTTTCGTGATGGCGATCAACCTCATCGGCGACAGCGTCGGCGACCGGCTCCGACGGCGCCACACCAGCCTTCTCACCCTTCCCAAGACCCTCCAAAACTCAAGGAGTTGA
- a CDS encoding ABC transporter substrate-binding protein, whose product MFKHKTLPRLAFAMAATALMALPLAPAQADADKTLTVATMWEALPLSMKPRRSRFFNESEILDTLVKLDFDMELVPGLATSWERVSPTVWRFKLREGVTFHDGASFDAEAAKFSLERVIALLPYASDLLNIKELRAVSSHELEIETNEPFAALPNQLTDAITGIYGAASFDADGEFVKPVGTGPWVFGSYSKQDRTVVSRNDAYWGDAPALEQITYRYIPDHNARALALETGEVDFVVHLLPSDVARMKADENFTVHMDPSAGLYYGAFNAGETSVLKDPKLRQAINLLVDRDILVKGALDGIGKPAWTFFPPEFPWAAPEIDAYSFDPDRAATLLSEAGYEKTDGAWTKDGEPLTLRILSYSSRAEMSAITETLAALLEQQGVATDVELFTWAGMLDLVKQGDYDVSVVFWTPEMTGHPDLHLKSQFHSRAGLNYQNWSNAAFDALVDKGRTLDAGPEALETYAKAQEILQEDAPILPLVHKIYVAASARDVTGYKVHPSGFFYNFKAVSKQ is encoded by the coding sequence GTGTTCAAACACAAGACCCTGCCGCGCCTCGCTTTCGCCATGGCCGCCACCGCCCTGATGGCCCTGCCGCTTGCGCCCGCGCAGGCCGATGCCGACAAGACCCTCACCGTCGCAACCATGTGGGAAGCCCTGCCTTTGTCCATGAAGCCGCGGCGCAGCCGATTCTTCAACGAGAGCGAAATCCTCGACACGCTGGTCAAGCTGGATTTCGACATGGAACTGGTCCCGGGCCTGGCCACTTCGTGGGAGCGGGTTTCCCCCACCGTCTGGCGTTTCAAACTGCGCGAGGGGGTCACCTTCCATGACGGCGCCAGCTTTGACGCGGAGGCCGCGAAGTTCTCGCTGGAGCGTGTGATCGCGCTGCTGCCCTACGCGTCGGACCTTCTGAACATCAAGGAACTGCGTGCGGTCTCCAGCCACGAGCTTGAAATCGAGACCAACGAACCGTTCGCCGCCCTGCCCAACCAGCTGACCGACGCCATCACGGGTATCTATGGCGCCGCCTCCTTCGACGCCGACGGCGAATTCGTCAAGCCGGTCGGCACCGGCCCCTGGGTGTTCGGCTCCTATTCGAAACAGGATCGCACGGTTGTGAGCCGCAACGACGCCTATTGGGGTGACGCCCCGGCACTGGAGCAGATCACCTATCGCTATATCCCGGACCACAACGCCCGCGCACTCGCGCTCGAAACAGGTGAAGTCGATTTTGTCGTCCACCTGCTGCCGTCCGACGTTGCGCGTATGAAGGCGGACGAGAACTTCACCGTTCACATGGACCCGAGCGCCGGTCTTTACTACGGCGCCTTCAATGCCGGTGAAACAAGCGTGCTCAAGGATCCGAAACTCCGTCAGGCGATCAACCTGCTCGTCGACCGCGACATACTCGTCAAGGGTGCTCTCGACGGCATCGGCAAGCCGGCCTGGACCTTCTTCCCGCCGGAATTCCCCTGGGCGGCTCCGGAAATCGACGCCTACAGCTTCGACCCGGACCGGGCCGCCACGCTCCTGAGCGAAGCCGGCTACGAAAAGACCGACGGCGCCTGGACCAAGGACGGCGAACCGCTGACGCTGCGCATCCTGAGCTATTCCAGCCGCGCCGAAATGTCCGCGATCACCGAGACCCTCGCAGCGCTGCTGGAGCAGCAGGGCGTGGCAACCGATGTCGAGCTGTTCACCTGGGCCGGCATGCTCGACCTTGTCAAACAGGGTGACTACGACGTGTCGGTTGTCTTCTGGACCCCGGAAATGACCGGCCATCCGGACCTGCACCTGAAATCCCAGTTCCACTCCCGGGCCGGCCTCAACTACCAGAACTGGTCCAACGCCGCGTTTGATGCCCTTGTCGACAAGGGCCGCACGCTGGATGCCGGGCCGGAAGCGCTGGAAACCTATGCCAAGGCCCAGGAGATCCTGCAGGAAGACGCCCCGATCCTGCCGCTCGTGCACAAGATCTACGTGGCTGCTTCGGCGAGGGACGTCACCGGATACAAGGTTCACCCGTCCGGGTTCTTCTACAATTTCAAGGCCGTTTCCAAACAGTAA